A section of the Streptomyces sp. NBC_01591 genome encodes:
- a CDS encoding LysR substrate-binding domain-containing protein — MDQARHELARLSGLSGGRLRVGTFTTAGMHLLPPVLSAFRRAHPDVELAVTEYEPPQGVAAVAAGEVDLALTHVYEPTAAVAWPAGVFAEPLLVEELVLITAVGQMLSEGSGRLPVTELAGRPLISSAPTHPPRRGVEQALAEAGATPAVVCESPGYALVCALVSAGIGMAVVPEMVAAMSPTPLSVRRLDPASFRRTISVVHRGDRASAAAATFQALLRSGFGRSASAQRPGGEAG, encoded by the coding sequence ATGGACCAGGCACGCCATGAGCTGGCCCGCCTCTCCGGGCTCTCCGGCGGACGTCTGCGGGTCGGCACGTTCACCACGGCCGGCATGCATCTGCTGCCGCCGGTGCTGAGCGCCTTCCGGCGCGCCCACCCGGATGTAGAGCTGGCGGTGACCGAGTACGAACCGCCCCAGGGCGTCGCCGCGGTGGCCGCGGGCGAGGTCGATCTGGCGCTGACTCATGTGTACGAGCCGACTGCCGCCGTGGCCTGGCCCGCCGGGGTCTTCGCCGAACCGCTGCTGGTCGAGGAGCTGGTCCTCATCACGGCGGTCGGTCAGATGCTGTCCGAAGGCAGCGGGAGACTGCCGGTGACGGAGCTGGCGGGACGGCCGCTGATCAGCAGCGCGCCGACGCATCCGCCGCGCCGTGGGGTCGAGCAGGCGCTGGCCGAGGCCGGGGCGACACCCGCCGTGGTCTGCGAGTCGCCCGGCTACGCACTGGTGTGCGCCCTGGTCAGTGCGGGTATCGGGATGGCGGTCGTCCCGGAGATGGTCGCCGCGATGTCGCCGACGCCGCTGTCGGTACGGCGGCTGGATCCCGCTTCCTTCCGGCGGACGATCTCGGTGGTGCACCGCGGTGACCGGGCGAGCGCCGCCGCGGCGACGTTCCAGGCCCTGTTGCGCAGTGGGTTCGGGCGGTCGGCGTCGGCGCAGCGGCCGGGCGGCGAAGCCGGGTGA